Part of the Anopheles gambiae chromosome 3, idAnoGambNW_F1_1, whole genome shotgun sequence genome is shown below.
AAGTAATGAAATGGTTGACTATGCATTATTTAGGTTAAAACAATCCTACAACCCTGGTCCTGATGGTATCCCTGCCTCAGTATTGGTGCATTGTAGGGATACACTTGCCCCTTTACTACATTATCTCCTGTTAGCCAAATGGGAAAAGCTTAGCTTTGGGTCAACTATAATAACTTGGCTTAGTTCTTATCTGAAAGATAGTTTCTTTGATGAAAAACTCAAGTCTCAACTTTCTATGAGGTATGCTTGCATTTTGGGTGTTTCCCAAGGTAGGAGGAGTCCTTTATTGTTTGCCCttttcatcaatgatgtttaccttctgatggtCATCTACTATATGCGGATGACATCGATGTTTTCCTCGTCAACTGATTGTGAAAGACTTTAACTCAGGGTGGCCACTCAACCGGGAAAACCGGGAAATAGccgggaattttatttttccgggAAAAACCGGAAAAttctccaaaaaaaacctGGAAATTGTCCTAAACTTTTGCTATCGCTGTTTACCATCGTACTAAgtgcattttcaattaatgttgaaatatgttttgtaTATTGTTCCCAACTTACCACAGGCCGACAACATCACACCAATGTGTAAGGACAACATTTTCCGTTTCTCACATATGATACTATATAATACTATATGTGCAATATATGTACTATACTTCTTATTCGCGCTGGTACAATACTTACGTTCACCGATATTGGTTCTTGCACATTTCGGGTGTGGTGTGCCTATTCGTTCTACCTTGCactcgttttttgttattcaacTCTCGTGAAGTTGCGGTCGTGTCGAATTTAACGGTGGATTTAGTGGGCGATCCCAATTTTTGAACATAACTGATAATTGTTGTCCCTTTTAGCAATTTTAAGGTTACCCAATCACACATCGTCTGTACATTgacattttgcattttggtttCGGGCCTCTACCTTCATTCCTCCCGGGTGACTGGGTTCCCACACTGGCACTGATGGTTGAGGTAGCGTCGCTTCTGCAGTCCGATCGTTGTTcctttgttttattatcacataaagtacacttcccgtaaaacatattcaagaaagtgtcccaaaattaAGAAACCCACTGAAATCTCCTGTACCTATTCGTGTGGTGCATCACCAGCGTCGTGCGAGCAACAGCATAATGAAGGGCTGTTGTTTAACAGGAAATCCGTTCTTGGCAgatttgtatgcttttttcaGTGGCTGGTTGGTCCATGACTTCAGGTTACTCTAGGTTTAAAGTTGTGTGATGACATCTGTTAATCAACAATTGATAGCAGATGAAAAATATCTTTCCCACGGGATAAAGTCTTTACACGTTAGTGTCATGATGCTAAATCACCAAAAAGCAATATTTGTAAAgccttttttgtcgttttttcaTCAGTTGTTTACTCATATAAAACATGTGAAAATATAAAGAATGCATATTTAAATAGCTTAAGATCCATAGCAGCCAAATTAGATCTACAAAcgcacgattgaaaatttgtttgtacaaatttgaTAGAAATCATGCCAAAAATGGTTCTCACATGTGTTGTCACACCTCTAGATTGGATATTATATTGAATATAATATAGAATATTGATAATATTGAATATTCACTAATAACTTTTATGCAATTTTCATGACAAGTTTCCGTCTTTCCCGTAATGCTCGTGTTTACTTACAATCCTCTAGATAACGATTTTTGAAAACGTATGATAtaataatttgaaattgaagtATCGATAAAACCGGCACACGAAGCATAGTGAACCGGGAAAACTCCAAAAAATCCGGGAAAAACTGGGAAAAAACGGGAATTTAAAATCCTAATTCGAGTGGCCACCCTGTTAACTCTACTTAAATTCCTTCGTCGATGCTAATTTTATGTGCCTTTGTCCCGATAAATGTTCGATTACttctttttctcactctcGTTCTCCACATTCTTTTGAGAAGCTTCTCAATGTTTTGGTCTGCCTCATGTAGCCTTGGGGTTACACTTGATTGCCTTTATTGTTTAAGAACTCTTTAGTGCTGTCTAGTTTGTCCAATTTTGGAATATGCTGGTATTTTATGAAGTCCTTCTAGTATTAGCACTAGATTAGAAAATGTTCAAAGACACTTCACCAGGGTTTCACTTCTTTGTATTTATCGCTCTGCACAACTCGCTCCCAATGAAACGCGATTACAATTGTTTAATTAAGTATGAAGAGTATTGTCAATTTCTGTCCTAATTTATCTTCATACTTCCTTCTATATTATCTTCGTTTATCTTAGTTAAcgatttttttgtctttctatatactttttaattatttgctcTTTACCAACATCGTTTAATTATTGTAGTTATATTTAAGTGAAACTAAGATCATTAGTTAAATCTTAAAGGCAGACTTTAaatggaataaataaattaaattaatttttttttctttggctcaacaaccgatgtcggtcaaggcctgcctgtacccatttgtgggctttggctttcagtgactaattgatttccccccatagcaggatagtcaatcctacgtatggcggcgcagtctatttggggattgaacccatgacgggcatgttgttaagtcgtacgagttgacgactgtactacgagaccggctcaaattaaattaattacatgAATGAAATACCGACGCCAATTTTTAAGAGCTCTACTGTACTCCTGCTGACtagaaatttattgttttgggCTTGAATACACTATGAGCAAGTCAGAATCAGATAAACAGCAAATCCTTCGTTCAAATTTCAATACATATCTTCACTTGCTACCTCAATTTACTTTGGGTAAGTTTACAAATTATGGCTATAAAGAACAATATGTTCGCTCTAAACCAGTTAATTTGGGTTCTAATACCACGGATGGatttttcatataaaattgaacatttaaaacacaattttgctTCACTAGTTCCGTGCTGGCCGTTTgtaaggccgaaaatacacgaaGTACAAGAACTGTTCATCAGTATCCACAATGAAGATCACAAGAATTTTTATTCCAATCATCGTCTAGGGGAGAGATCCATATTGGAGAAGAGTACAACCGGGatggaaatatttaaaacatgcTGGCGTTTTTCATTCCAAACCTGTATAAACTCAGGTATCAAGTACAAGGCGCCTCCATTTCACTGTCACCGTTGTATGTGGTTCATAGTAATAGCATTTTAACAattatctttttgttttgttttttttttgtatttcacaATGCTCTTACACATTTATTGTAACAAAAAACTAAGCACAAATTAATCTACACAAAAAAGATCGTTTCTAACGAATCGGGATCGAAAGTGTTAGCTCCCCTGCTCTCATATAGTAAGATGGCAGGGACTGGGACATTATAGCATCATTGCCGCGGTATAGGGAGTGAAAAGCCTGCGTGACGAACAAaagttatccgtgtaaaaaaatattcgaccgcatgtcctcggcgcggaacagtgtgttcgagaaatgtaccgcagattcagcattgcatccgatgaattcagctatcatcaacgttttcaagcatcataccgcagtcttggctttggctaagacagattcgggaaggggtcccgtggtcttgagataaagagagaaaccctgtattgaacattgattcgcccggtggtcctctaaGGACACAAGTCCTGGTCCATTCACGCGGGTCACAAGTCCTGGTccatgcaaacgctctgggcgtgtttgagcgacgcatcctccgaaccatctttggcggtgtgttcgagcatggagcgtggaggagaagaaTGAACCACGAGTTTGCTAAGCTAtacggcgaaccgagcatcctgacagTGGCAAAGGCTGataggatacgatggctgggacatgtcatgaggatgccggactcatacTGCACCAAGAAGGTtttcgacagcgatccccagttcggcataaggcgcaggggatcacagcgaactcgatggctggatcaggtgaagcgagacctgtcggAAATCTACATGTATTGGAGGCTGTAGCCAGGGACCGAGTATCTTGGAGTAtgattgttgaccgggccatgtcacatcgacgtgctctTTTGTGAGCAGcccaacaagagagagagagagagaggttaaGATAGATGAGTATAATGTgtccgaagaaaaaaaaacaaccagtaCATTTAAAGGAATTTATTCAATTGTCATGTATCGGTTCAGAGTTAAATGTTTAGTAGGGGACGTACTGCTTGACTTCATCCGAATGATAGATGGTAACATCCTTGAAGTACATGTTCTTGGTGTAGAAGTAGCTGAAGTCGATGTCACGGTCGAACGGATATCCGAACGGCAGATCGTCGATGTACTTCGAGCCAGAGCCAACACCGCACGAGTACGTGTAGTCGTAAGTCGAGAACTGCTGCACCTTCGGGGCGTAGTACGGGGTCACGATGAAGTAGAACGTCATCTCGTAGCCGCTCGGTAGACCCTTCGGCAACAGCAGACGATCGGGGAAGCCACAGTGGGCCTCGGAGTTGTCCAGCACGAACTTCTCGCCACCGTTGTAGGCGGTCATGATCTTCTTGTACAGCTCGGTGTAGGTGGTGCGATCGCGGACACTGTAGTAGAAGTCGCGCGAGTTACGCACGATCGTGTTCTTGCCCGTGACAAAGTCGTACAGATACTGGTCAACCTCGACGAAGTATTTCTTCAGGTACTGCAGCTGCTTGAAGTCGTAGAACTTGGGGCCCATGTACACACGGACCACACCCTTGCCGGCGAACTCGGAGTACACATCCATGGTGTAGGAGAATGGCTTGTGGTTGATGCGCTTCTGACGGGCAAAGACGGAGAAGTCGAAGAACTTCTCACCCGACGCCTTCAACGGGATGACGTTGCTAACATCGGAATCGTAGTACTCGAAGTAGGTCAACAGCTTGTCGAACACGACGCTCTTGATCTCAACACCCTTGAAGTACAGCTCCTCGTAGGTGTACGGCTTCAGGTAGCTCTTGAACTGGTAGTAGAAGGTCAGGAAGCGGTTGTACAGCTGATAGAAGAAGGGATCGCGCATCGAGGTCTCGAAGTGCATCAGGGCGCTTGGGAAGAATTTGGCGAACTTAGCACCGCCGCTGTACACGTTGCGAGCGACGACTTCCAGGAATCCGAAGTAGTCCTTGTCCACGCTGTCGGGGTTGGCGAAGATCATGTTTCCGACGTACTCAACCGACTCCGGCTGGCGGAGATCGATCTTAGATCCATCCTGTGCGTAGTAGTAGCCTTTGTCGATCACCTGACGGATGCGCATCTCGTAGTCCTTCAGCAGGTTGACCTGGTAGTAGAAGTCCTTCGACACCGAGTAGTAGTCGTTGCGCACGAAGAACGGAATGCCGTTGTAGTAGCTCAGCTTCGACCAGTAGCCAGTCTTGATGGGGAAATCGTAGTCGAACTCCTCGATCGGTCCCATGAAGTTAACCTGACGCTCCAGGTAGTAGCGGGCAATCAGCTGCTGGTACATGTACATGTACAGCTCTCCGCGACGGTCCTTGTACAGGTTGAACTTGTCGGTGCCGACGAAGTACGGGTAGTCCATCatgaagtagtagtagtacgcATTCAGGCCGATATCCTCAGTGAAGTAGGACAGCTTTTCCTCGCCATAGTACTCAACGGGGTACAGCGCGGTGTAGTTGGAGTAGACAACGTTGTACTTGCCGTTGCTGACGAAGCCAAACTTCTGATCGTACAGCTTGCGGAACGTGACGCTGTGGATGAGGTCGGTGTTGAAGAAGTAGTACGGGTAGATCTCGTAGACGGCCGGCAGGACGAAGCCCTTCAGCTGCGGATGGTGGAAGACGGCCATGGTGATGGCGTGAACGAACATGCCTTCGTTCACATTCTCGCGAGCCCAGACGACGTTCTTGTAGAAGGTGTCAAAGTCCACGGAGTTGTAGAAGAAGGTGAACAGCAGGTAGGTCTGCTTCATGTACTCCTGGTTGTAGATGCTGAACAGCTCTCCCTTGCCAAGGAATCCAGCCTTGTAGTAGTTGAAGAACTCAACCACTTCTTGGAAGTTCTGCGTTCAGAAGAAAAGTCACAAATCACAATGAGATCATGTTTTCAATAGCTGGTCTTGTGCACCGTTACATACCACATATTTGCTCTCATCGGTGATGTAGGACTTGGTGTACGGGAAGTACTCCTCGAACTGCAGCGGAAGATGGATGTTCCTCAGAACTTCGAAGAAGAACTTCTGCTTGAACAGGAAGTCCTTGTCGGCTGTTGGGAAAGAAAGAGTAAACCATTAGTGAGATCTTAATCACGATCTTTAACGCTCAACCTTATTTTACCGTATTTCACACCGGTCACCGGTTGGGAAGCGGGATAGTAAGCACCACTGGCCAAGGCGACCAGGCCCAGGGCGATGGCTACAACAGTCAGTCTCATCTTCTACTCTCCTTTGTGGACACCACACTGTGAGTGAAGATGTGCAGCAGGGTTCGCATTATATACCCCAATTCAACCGATACCTTATCAAAACCGAACAccttgtttcttcttttgttttgttatattGATAGACACGTGCTGTGCGTTGCGCTTTCTCCGGTTCTCAGATTGGGGGTTGTTTCTATGTTGAGTGATAATATTTGAACTTGTGGGCCGTTTGTTTTTGGCAATACTGTGTGTGCAGCATCGTATCATtttgaagaataaaaaaaacataacgatTGTAAATGCATGAAACATGTTTACGAATTAAATACGGCGATTACTACACCTGATCTGTAGAGTTCATTGCGAAGTTCAATCGTATAAATAACCTTCAACAGTTATTGAAGGAGATTAAGGAGAAGTTCTGTGTTTGACTAAGTTGTTGCTTCATATTGGTATCACGTATATTTTATGATaacttttgtttatttgtttactggtttgttaatttaatttaacgaTAAGATTTTGCTTAATGAGTACTTAATAATCCAATAAAGAGTGTTCGtattttgttgatttgtttgatttgactCTTCAACTGTCGTTGGTTCAGATATTCCACATTTAACATTAAAGTGTTTGATAATCTATGTAATTtatttcagacacaaaccatACACAATTCAACAAAACTGTAATCTAATGCATGGTAACTGTAAACTAATGCAAATGTAgtggtctccaaacttttcagttcgtgGGTCGCATTGCTTCACATACAATGGTGTTGAGGACCATGCATGCGGCCCGctggccgtagtttggagacccctgaacTAATGCATTCTTCTACAATCTTAAACAAGGTCctttaaaaatgaatattaaGAAAAAAGTTTCCAgaaatcagttttttttctgaccAGTACCAGTTTTTGTACTCGACATAATTAACGAATAAGTCTACAAATTACTTATAGCAGGCAAAGTATGGATGGTCTCACTCATATTTGATGACTTTAAGTGTCCAgactattttttttctgtcaaCCCTGAGATTAATTTTGATCCACGTTATTTATACTTAATAGTAGCAGTTAGTCAAGATATTTGCTCACTATTCGAAGCATaagaacaacaataaaaatgcaatgtTTTTATCATAATATTTACAATAATGTTCTACAAGATATTTACGCtattaaaaattaacaatCAAATTGCTAATTATTAGAAGGACATACGACTAATGATGCCACCCCTAAAATATAGAGCTagttaaattttaaatctcAATGTAGTTTTTGGAGGTTTAGATTAGGACAATTTAGAACTAGTGGCCGACGGACCAGGAAGCTGAATTCCGTAGTTAACAAGAAGAGGAGCTTATTCTTGAGATTGATTTCGAACACGGTTTTTCTTATTACTTACGCCAAATCCGATCAGTGGGAGCAACATATTACTTTACTTCAAGTGGACAACAAATAACAGTTACGTTAATGTTTagataaaacaaatacatagtaaggtaagtgtaccaattatggcatTATTATGTCATAAAGATACCGATTTTACTCCTGTAAAAATAAGTATTGGGTAAAATTTCAAACTtcttgtttcatgttttcttGAAACCAAAAATGTGTAGAACACGagagtattttttattttgactcAGTAATTCTTGAAATCGTAGAAATtctcaatttaaaattgcaTCTCAAGGTACTAATTATGGCTATAATGTTCCTAACAATTCGCCATAGCTGTACCAATTGTGGCTATAGGCCAAAATACGTGGATATCTACACCCAAAATTATTTTGTGACATTGTTTTAACTCAAatcaaataacaataaattcaCTGCATCAATATGAGTATGTAACCACCATTAAATACGTAAAATTAATAGTTAGTTTCAAATATCCCTTTTTATCATTAGTTGTATTGATAGACACGCTTTATTAATCGCTCAATTGATGTGGCTGACCTTTCTAAAATTTTGCTATCTTACATCTTTCTTATTATACCCTGCTTAGACACGCTCCATATCACCTGACAATCCTTCATATCTCCTGGAAGCTATAGCGAAGCCAGCTACCGTTTCAGCGCGATACGCATAAGAGGACAAATCAGGTGGactgtttatattttttgaaatgaaaagttGTAGCCATTGTCTAACCTAAAGGATCCAGCGAAAATTTACCTGGGTAGCTATTAAGCGGCTTCCGTGGAGACATAACGACGTACTACCAGCTTATCATACGGGATGTCAGTTGTTAGGGCTTGAAACTTTGGAAAAGAGAAGAATGGTTGCCCaaggaatttttatttttaaactattaACTGGAAGAATCGATGCACCTCTATTGCTAAGTCAAGTAAATTTTTATGTCCCTACTAGACCTTTAAGAACTCGACAATTTTTAATAACTGATTTTCGTTATCGTCTTTTCTGTGCTAGGGATCCGTTGCTATTGATGTccaagaattttaatttattttcaaatgttaTAGACCTGTCCCTTAGTATACCAAAATGTTCTAGTGTCATACGAGAATGCATTATGTCTAGTTTTAGGAACACATAGTTTATAAGACATTAGTTTTAATTGTGTATGTAGGCCATGGAGGCTCGATActttataataataaataaataaataaaccatcCTCTGGCCAAGACTAGCCCTAACTATAAATCAGGGAAGAACAAGAGCGCACATGGCAATAGGGCGACCCGAGCGGCGTCAGATCACGCTTTTTTC
Proteins encoded:
- the LOC1272464 gene encoding hexamerin-1.1-like, yielding MRLTVVAIALGLVALASGAYYPASQPVTGVKYADKDFLFKQKFFFEVLRNIHLPLQFEEYFPYTKSYITDESKYVNFQEVVEFFNYYKAGFLGKGELFSIYNQEYMKQTYLLFTFFYNSVDFDTFYKNVVWARENVNEGMFVHAITMAVFHHPQLKGFVLPAVYEIYPYYFFNTDLIHSVTFRKLYDQKFGFVSNGKYNVVYSNYTALYPVEYYGEEKLSYFTEDIGLNAYYYYFMMDYPYFVGTDKFNLYKDRRGELYMYMYQQLIARYYLERQVNFMGPIEEFDYDFPIKTGYWSKLSYYNGIPFFVRNDYYSVSKDFYYQVNLLKDYEMRIRQVIDKGYYYAQDGSKIDLRQPESVEYVGNMIFANPDSVDKDYFGFLEVVARNVYSGGAKFAKFFPSALMHFETSMRDPFFYQLYNRFLTFYYQFKSYLKPYTYEELYFKGVEIKSVVFDKLLTYFEYYDSDVSNVIPLKASGEKFFDFSVFARQKRINHKPFSYTMDVYSEFAGKGVVRVYMGPKFYDFKQLQYLKKYFVEVDQYLYDFVTGKNTIVRNSRDFYYSVRDRTTYTELYKKIMTAYNGGEKFVLDNSEAHCGFPDRLLLPKGLPSGYEMTFYFIVTPYYAPKVQQFSTYDYTYSCGVGSGSKYIDDLPFGYPFDRDIDFSYFYTKNMYFKDVTIYHSDEVKQYVPY